The window ACTCCTTTGTCTCCTCATTTTTTGTGGAGCAGAAAAACCTCATCGACGTGTCGCAGGAGATTGCCAAGCACCTCTTCTACGTGAGCAGCCATCCCAACATCAAGAATGGCGAGCTGTATGTTGCCTCCATCCGCGGCTGTGTGGTGGAGGGTGAGCAGGTGGATGCGCTGGGCATATTTAAGTCGGAGGTGAAGGAGAATTTTTTGAAGGTTCGCTCCAACGATAAATCCGTTGTGGTGGAACCGGAGATGGGAACCAGCATTAACCGGCTCGACAAGGGCTGCCTTATTTTTAACACCGAGCAGGAGGATGGCTTCAAGATTATGGTGGTGGACTCCACCAACAAGAGCAACGACGCCCTCTACTGGAAGGAGGCCTTTTTGCGGGTTGCTCCCCGTAGCGATAGTTTTTACCAGACCAAGAACTACCTAAACCTTTGCAAGGACTTTGCCCGTGAGGTTTTTTCACCCCAGAACGAGGTGGAGAAAACCGACCAGCTGCTACTGCTCAACCGCACGGAGGAGTTTTTCACCAAGGCCGAAAACTTCGACGAGAAGGTGTTTCAGGAGGTGGTGCTGGAGCAGCCCGAGGTGGTGGAGGCGTTCAACGACTACAAGCACGCCTATGCCGAGATGAACCAGGTGGTGTTTGAGCCAAAGTTTGAGATATCTACAGAGGCCACCAAGAAGGCGAAGAAGTTTTTTAAGAGCGTTATAAAGCTCGACAAGCGCTTCCACGTGTATGTGCACGGCGGGCACGAGTTCATGGAGAAGGGATCCGACCCCGACAAGGGCATGCACTTCTACAAGCTATACTTCGAGAATGAGGAGTAGAGGTTAATTTGAGAATTTGAGAATTTGAAAATTTGAGGATTTGAAGATTAGGCGATGGAGGTAATTATCGTTAAGGTGAGGACCACGCAAATTCAAAAATAAATGATGAAGTTTGAGTTGCCTGCTACATACAGTGGTGTGAGTCCCGCCTGGCTGGCGGGACAGGGGTTATCCCCGTCAGCTTAGCTGAGGTGAGGCTCCTCGACTATGGGTTTGTGTTCATTGTTTTGTCAATTTGCTATTTTGTTTTTGTATGCTGCTCATTGGCATTGGTGGCTCTTTTGCAATTTTGGCTTTAGCGATGGCTTATATGAAACGAAGTTCAGCGAGGCCAATTGCAAATGTGCAACCGCATATTAGGGTATTCACGAACTCCAAGTAAAAATATTATTCCGCGCGTAAGTGCGTGAGCAAAAGTTTTAGCTATTTATACTTTGTTCAGTTCATCCATTAATGCTTTTCTTTTAGGGTATTCAGTTCTCAAGTAGGAAATAATTCCATTTGCTTTGTCCCGTGCACCAAGTTTAATAATCTTTCGAATATATCTGCATGCATTTTGGTAATGGTCTCGCCCCATGTTGTTTTTCATGTATTTTATAATGCCTTTTGCATACAATTCAACTATCTCGTTTGCATAATTCTTTGAAAGATGTTTTTCGTAATGGTCAATTGTGTTTAAATCGGGTGATTTATTAACCAATTCTAAAAGCCTGTCCCACCACTCTTCTTTTATGAATATACTTGCAATTAATCCTGAGTCAAACCATTGCTTTTTAGTTGTAATATCCTGAATAACCGCTTCAATAAATGCATTCCATTTTTCAGGTTTTACATGCTGTTTAAGTATATGGTAGTAATCTTGTTCATGCCTGAAATTGTCAATAAACAGCAGACGAGCGTATTCAATAATTTTTTCAGAATTGTTTTGGGCTTGTGCTATTTTTAGC of the Williamwhitmania sp. genome contains:
- a CDS encoding nucleoid-associated protein, which encodes MAILDFSEARLEEVMVHLVGSRGQDEELVLSNSMLDLSGDLLRTLLQGYFLSHFKPGEFYSFTHDSDVKLNDVYSFVSSFFVEQKNLIDVSQEIAKHLFYVSSHPNIKNGELYVASIRGCVVEGEQVDALGIFKSEVKENFLKVRSNDKSVVVEPEMGTSINRLDKGCLIFNTEQEDGFKIMVVDSTNKSNDALYWKEAFLRVAPRSDSFYQTKNYLNLCKDFAREVFSPQNEVEKTDQLLLLNRTEEFFTKAENFDEKVFQEVVLEQPEVVEAFNDYKHAYAEMNQVVFEPKFEISTEATKKAKKFFKSVIKLDKRFHVYVHGGHEFMEKGSDPDKGMHFYKLYFENEE